In Glandiceps talaboti chromosome 14, keGlaTala1.1, whole genome shotgun sequence, a single genomic region encodes these proteins:
- the LOC144446041 gene encoding armadillo repeat-containing protein 1-like, with the protein MDATVVVRQLRELASNPQNRDTLVKDQASMQGLIYFLDNNDNSVVVSALEAMFDLSENPANRPVMKDQPYVLEGLQDTYKRQTDKRCQYLAKKILNRLTAANHSTLKDHVNQTKSGTQGMTNKHNKTYFLGNANKRAKVVTLQIKGFIDQTSRKLCEDHLLQVKGVISFTFDLCKCRFMLRVRADIKPETLVRAIAKSKTMFAEQVVKDEHGQEVLLSFGANPGTADKENDTLPQYLPEEDSPTQVADKALARVDQQQQQQSGWLSTAAKYLSQSFYW; encoded by the exons ATGGATGCTACTGTCGTTGTACGTCAGTTAAGAGAGTTGGCTTCCAATCCTCAGAACAGAGACACTTTAGTAAAG GACCAAGCCTCTATGCAAGGTTTAATATACTTCTTGGATAACAATGACAACTCAGTTGTAGTTTCTGCATTGGAG GCGATGTTTGACTTGTCTGAAAACCCAGCCAACAGACCAGTAATGAAAGACCAACCATATGTTTTAGAAGGATTACAAGACACATATAAAAG GCAAACAGACAAACGATGCCAATACCTAGCTAAGAAGATTTTAAACAGACTTACAGCAGCTAACCACTCTACCTTGAAAGACCATGTGAACCAAACTAAGTCAGGCACACAAGGcatgacaaacaaacacaataaaacTTATTTCCTAGGCAACGCTAATAAACGGGCCAAAGTAGTGACTTTACAGATCAAAGGATTTATAGACCAG ACTTCCAGAAAACTTTGTGAGGATCATTTACTACAGGTGAAAGGTGTCATTagtttcacctttgacctctgtAAATGCCGCTTTATGCTCCGAGTTAGAGCTGATATCAAACCAGAG ACTTTGGTTCGTGCCATTGCTAAATCTAAAACCATGTTTGCAGAACAAGTAGTGAAGGATGAACATGGACAAGAG GTTTTGTTGTCATTTGGTGCTAATCCAGGCACAGCAGATAAAGAGAATGACACCCTACCTCAGTATCTACCCGAAGAAGATAGTCCAACACAGGTAGCTGACAAGGCTTTGGCCCGGGttgatcaacaacaacaacagcaaagtGGTTGGCTATCCACTGCTGCTAAATATTTATCACAGTCATTCTATTGGTGA
- the LOC144445296 gene encoding mitochondrial fission regulator 2-like: protein MIEPVILVVRMVLEYFGLDSDSMQDWLDVRRVKRGKTRRKSIIRTIGSHLPLQPCRRAFFNIDLITDNSTQRRDWKPVFFDEDSQPLVISSLADVKWISATSPDKHIRSRSEYRPCKAKRTKRKMRASMMPRDITPIPEYDEIRCQTATPVTQPPTPSTSTEPTALLKITALEQELANLRAQIAMIVQTQQTVPAMTGIATPIPGIDTPPLTPTVPMCMKTPGPPPPPPPPPPPPPPISCPTGPSIAEIIRQNKAKKGKTTGTPKTPAGIPNMGDVLKGLGSVKLKSIARSPGGTPIRQAPKPCDTNDPAALIAIALKKKFAHRRAMDSPASDKENTGNGFSPSPRSSPKFGRHLLKSHKSRRSLDRSSGSPLANVIV, encoded by the exons ATGATTGAACCAGTCATATTGGTTGTGAGAATGGTTTTAGAATACTTTGGACTAGACTCAGACAGTATGCAG GATTGGCTTGATGTCAGAAGAGTAAAGAGAGGTAAAACTAGAAGAAAATCTATTATCAGAACAATTGGTTCTCACTTACCACTACAACCATGTAGGAGAGCTTTCTTTAAT ATTGACCTCATAACTGATAATTCAACTCAGAGAAGAGATTGGAAACCTGTATTTTTTGATGAAGATAGTCAGCCATTGGTTATTTCATCATTAGCTGATGTTAAATGGATATCAGCAACTAGTCCAGATAAACACATCAGAAGCAG ATCTGAGTACAGACCATGCAAGGCAAAGCGTACGAAAAGGAAGATGAGAGCTAGTATGATGCCAAGAGATATAACCCCTATACCAGAATATGATGAGATACGTTGTCAAACAGCTACCCCAGTAACACAACCACCAACACCCAGTACCTCAACTGAACCTACTGCTTTGTTAAAGATTACAGCTTTAGAACAAGAACTGGCCAACCTACGGGCTCAGATTGCAATGATTGTACAAACTCAACAAACAG TGCCAGCCATGACCGGTATTGCCACCCCTATACCAGGTATTGATACTCCTCCATTAACACCAACTGTACCAATGTGTATGAAGACTCCAGGACCAccacctccccctccccctccccctccacctCCTCCACCTATCTCCTGTCCAACAGGTCCATCAATAGCTGAAATCATCAGACAG AATAAGGCTAAGAAAGGTAAGACCACAGGAACACCTAAAACACCAGCTGGTATACCTAATATGGGTGACGTACTGAAAGGACTGGGTAGTGTCAAACTTAAGTCTATTGCAAG ATCACCAGGTGGTACGCCAATCAGACAGGCTCCTAAGCCCTGTGACACTAACGACCCTGCAGCACTCATAGCTATAGCATTAAAAAAGAAGTTTGCACATCGCCGTGCTATGGATAGCCCTGCTTCAGATAAAGAAAATACCGGTAATGGTTTCTCACCGTCTCCTAGGAGCAGTCCTAAG TTTGGACGTCATCTTCTCAAGTCTCATAAATCACGGAGATCACTAGACAGATCATCTGGATCACCATTGGCTAATGTCATTGTATGA
- the LOC144445450 gene encoding eukaryotic translation initiation factor 3 subunit I-like — protein sequence MKPILLHGHERSITQIKYNREGDLLFSSAKDHQPNVWYSLNGERLGSFVGHTGAVWTIDVSWDSTRVVTGAADNSCRLWDCQTGKQLAKIDTKTAVRTCGFTYSGQELFFTTDKQMGYECEMFFYDIRDPRQMSNGEAYLTVPMDMPKVTSAIWGPLDEYLITGHEDGALCHWDAKSGERILSVKEHARNINDIQSSKDLGMLITASKDNTSKLFDTATLKHMKTYKTERNVNSAAISPIRNHVVVGGGQEAMEVTTTSTRVGKFDARFFHLVFEDEFGRVKGHFGPINSVAFHPDGKSYSSGGEDGYIRVHNFDPQYFEFEVEY from the exons ATG AAACCGATATTACTTCACGGTCATGAACGTTCCATTACACAAATCAAATACAACCGAGAAGGAGATTTATTATTTTCCAGTGCCAAAGATCATCAACCGAATGTATGGTATTCTTTGAATGGTGAAAGACTTGGTTCGTTTGTTGGTCATACTGGTGCTGTCTGGACTATTGATGTTAGTT GGGACTCAACCAGAGTGGTGACAGGTGCAGCTGATAATTCTTGTAGACTTTGGGATTGTCAAACAG GTAAACAGCTAGCTAAAATAGACACCAAAACAGCTGTTAGGACGTGTGGCTTTACATACTCTGGACAAGAACTGTTTTTCACTACTGACAAACAAATGGGTTACGAATGTGAAATGTTCTTCTATGATATTAGGGATCCTAGACAAATGT CCAATGGGGAGGCTTACCTAACTGTTCCAATGGACATGCCCAAAGTGACAAGTGCTATATGGGGGCCATTAGATGAATATCTTATTACAGGGCATGAAGATGGTGCACTGTGTCATTGGGATGCCAAG AGTGGAGAGAGAATACTGTCAGTAAAAGAACACGCTAGAAACATAAATGACATACAGAGTTCCAAAGATCTAGGCATGTTAATAACAGCTTCAAAGGATAACACATCCAAG TTATTTGACACAGCGACACTGAAACACATGAAGACATACAAAACAGAACGTAATGTGAACTCAGCTGCAATTTCACCAATCAGAAATCAT gttgttgttggtggtggacAGGAAGCCATGGAAGTAACAACAACATCAACCAGGGTAGGAAAGTTTGATGCCAGGTTCTTCCATCTTGTATTTGAAGACGAATTTGGAAGAGTCAAAGGTCATTTTGGTCCAATCAACAGTGTAGCATTTCATCCTGATGGCAAAAG TTACAGCAGTGGTGGTGAAGACGGTTACATTAGAGTTCACAATTTTGATCcccaatattttgaatttgaagtggAATATTAG